A stretch of Dioscorea cayenensis subsp. rotundata cultivar TDr96_F1 unplaced genomic scaffold, TDr96_F1_v2_PseudoChromosome.rev07_lg8_w22 25.fasta BLBR01000802.1, whole genome shotgun sequence DNA encodes these proteins:
- the LOC120255039 gene encoding kinesin-like protein KIN-5D: MIHKTVLDSVMQHETHIQEMEEEMRSFISTKSEATEELRGMVKKLQTMFCSSIRTLDDLASELDKKSQSTCEKLNTQVNLHSSALDDLWQLEALLLLQKGTYLSYSQALSYTSQSTKLEPCSTAPKGTIWKLGT, from the exons ATGATTCATAAAACTGTCTTAGATTCTGTAATGCAACATGAGACCCATATAcaagaaatggaagaagaaatgagATCTTTTATATCTACAAAATCTGAG GCCACAGAAGAGCTTAGAGGGATGGTCAAAAAATTGCAAACCATGTTCTGTTCTAGCATTAGAACGTTGGATGATTTAGCCAGTGAACTTGACAAGAAATCTCAATCAACTTGTGAGAAACTGAACACTCAAGTGAACTTGCACTCCTCTGCACTTGATGAT CTTTGGCAGCTAGAGGCGTTGTTGCTACTACAGAAGGGCACGTACTTGAGCTACAGTCAAGCCTTGAGCTACACCAGTCAAAGCACTAAGCTAGAACCTTGTAGCACTGCGCCGAAGGGAACTATATGGAAGCTTGGAACGTAG